From a single Lolium rigidum isolate FL_2022 chromosome 7, APGP_CSIRO_Lrig_0.1, whole genome shotgun sequence genomic region:
- the LOC124670399 gene encoding uncharacterized protein LOC124670399, protein MASGPAMAPAAAWPGAAATQDEMRWRQLDSGVSAVSFGFVATAILVSMFLAMAILEHFLRAPARARGMGPPFAPSPPRGGILFRLRFLLLGRRGGGGEAGGFPGADLEAASKLDGRASPEMPVYAKGVSVLMPGQDIPTFIAHPAPAPCPPERIQWPSHQPTPFASSSSNPS, encoded by the exons ATGGCGAGCGGGCCGGCGATGGCTCCGGCAGCAGCGtggccgggggcggcggcgacgcagGACGAGATGCGGTGGCGGCAGCTGGACAGCGGCGTGAGCGCGGTGTCCTTCGGGTTCGTGGCCACGGCCATCCTCGTCTCCATGTTCCTCGCCATGGCCATCCTCGAGCACTTCCTCCGCGCCCCGGCGCGCGCCCGCGGGATGGGCCCCCCGTTCGCGCCCTCGCCGCCCCGAGGAGGGATCCTCTTCCGCctgcgcttcctcctcctcggccgccgcggcggcggcggcgaggccggtGGCTTCCCCGGCGCGGATCTCGAGGCGGCCAGCAAGCTCGACGGCCGCGCGTCCCCCGAG ATGCCTGTTTATGCCAAAGGTGTATCCGTTCTGATGCCAGGACAAGATATACCAACATTCATCGCGCATCCTGCCCCAGCACCCTGCCCCCCGGAGAGGATCCAGTGGCCATCGCATCAGCCTACTCCTTTTGCCAGTTCCTCCTCAAATCCAAGCTAG
- the LOC124677463 gene encoding signal peptidase complex subunit 1-like: MDWQGQKSAEMLMQVLLVASAVAAFLTGYTMADFQLMLLVYAGGVVLTALVTVPNWPFFNRHPLKWLDTPEADRHPRPQISSTTASTGGKKKTGKNK; the protein is encoded by the coding sequence ATGGATTGGCAGGGGCAGAAGAGCGCGGAGATGCTGATGCAGGTGCTGCTGGTGGCGTCTGCCGTTGCGGCGTTCCTCACCGGGTACACCATGGCGGACTTCCAGCTCATGCTTCTCGTCTACGCTGGCGGGGTCGTGCTCACGGCGCTCGTCACCGTCCCCAACTGGCCCTTCTTCAACCGACACCCGCTCAAGTGGCTCGACACCCCCGAGGCTGATCGCCATCCTCGCCCTCAGATCAGTAGCACAACGGCATCGACCGGGGGTAAGAAGAAGACCGGCAAGAACAAGTAG